The window AGAAACTCTTCTTCAGGATTTCAATGTCCTGTACAACATCCTCTATATCTGACAGATCCCTGGCATCGAATTCCAGAGCTTCCTTGAGTTTCCTGAATACTCCAACAAAATCGATAATTAGGCCTGCAGGTTTAGCTCTTCCATCCCTGGACTCATATGGCCTGTTGATCCGGGCAATGGCCTGCAGCAGCACATGGTCACGCATGGGCTTGTCCAGGTACATGCAGTACAGGATCGGGGCATCGAATCCAGTGAGAAGTTTCTCGGTTACAATGAGAATCTTTGGTTCCTTCTGAGGGTCCCTGAAGGCTTTTCTTATCTCCCTCTCCTGTTCCTCAGTGGTATGAAACTCCCTCAGGTCCTCACTATCGTTATGGCTTGAGCTGATTATAACCCTGGAATAAGAATGTGGAAGATATTCGTCCAGTATTTTCTTGTACATCACGCATGCTTCCCTGTCCACAGCAACAAGAAAGGCCTTGTATCCAAGCGGTTCTACATTATTCATGAAATGATCTGCGATGTATCTGGCAATGTTATCCATCCTGTCATGGTTCTTCATCATATTGCGCAATGTGACCTGTTTTTCCATGATCAGGTTAAGGGTTTCTATATCTGAGACACCGGCAAGCTCGGCATTCTTCAGGAAGCTCTCTTCCAGAGTGTCCCTGTCCACCAGCATCCTGTTCGGGGCAATTGAATAGTTCAGGGGAAGAGTGGTGCCGTCCCGAATGGATTCCTTGATGCCGTACTTGTCAAGGTATCCCGAGGGATCGGCCCTTCCGAACATGAGGAACGTGTCGTTCTTTCCGGATGAACGGGATACAGGCGTGCCGGTAAAGCCTATGAACGTTGCATTGGGTATGGCACCCATGAGGAAGTTCCCCAGTTTCCCCCCTGTGCTTCTGTGCGCTTCGTCAGCAAAGACATAGATCTCGGAGCTCATGTTTATCCTTTCCGGCATTCCCTCGAATTTCTGGATCGTCGACACTATTATTTTCGCAGTTTCCGATTTCAGGAGATCCTGCAGCTCCCTCTTGCTGTCCGTCACACTGACATTGGCAAAGCCCAGTGAAGAGAGATTGCTGAAGAGCTGGCTCTCAAGCTCATTCCTGTCCACCAGCAATAGAATGATTGGCCTTCTGATCATCCTGCTCTCCATGATCTTCTTTGCCGCAACAATCATGGTGTATGTTTTTCCGGATCCCTGGGTATGCCAGATCAAACCTCTCTTCACTGGCGATAAACAGCGATCAAGAATCTTATCTGTGGCACGGGTCTGGTGAGGCCTCAGTACAGCTTTCCTGAGCTCATCGTCCTGTCTTGCGAACAGTATGTAATCCCTCAGGAACTTTAGAACGCCATTCCTGTTGAAATACGACTTGACCTGTTCCTCCAGGTCATGGTCGTTCTCGAGCTTCCACGAGAATAGATTCTTGCCTGAGAAATTCCATGTTGGTCCGTAGAGGAAATCCAGGATGTTTGTGACCTGGTATGCCTGTGGTATTACCATCATCTCGGGCGTCTCCTCATGATACCTGCGAATCTGCCCCAGAGCATCGGTGATGCCGTCAAGCCTATGAGGTGCCTTCGCCTCCAGTATGAATACTGGAATTCCGTTGACAAAGAATACCACATCAGGCCTGTTTGTCTTAACCCCATTGGTGAAGGAGAACTCATCAGTAACATGGAATTCATTCCTTTCAAGGTTGTCAAAGTCAATTAGCATGACGTCGCGGTCCCTTCTTTCCTCTGGAATAAACACTGTGCCTTTCCCGATGAGGTGTTCCCATGCTTTCTCATTGCCTTCTATGTCGGCCGTTATGCTGTTCTCTAGCCTCTTTATGATAATGTTTGCAGTTTCCAGATCAGCGAAGCCTGAATTGAGCTTAATGACCTGGGATGAGAATATCTGCCTCAGGATTAAGCCGGTTTCCCCACCCCGCATCCTTACAGCGTCATCTGGACTTAGATATGACCAGCCAATCTGTTTCGCATACTCAAGTATGGGATTCTGCACACTTGACCTTTCAGTAAATGCCGCCATCAGTTATCACCAACAGAGGCATCGACCTTCACTCTTACCTGGCCTGTCAGAAGAACCTGCATCAAACCCTTCTTGAGGCTTTCAGCTTTTTGCTTCTTTTCCTTTAATAATTCAATCTTCCTGTCTGCAGTTGTGAGTATTTCAGCGATTTTTTGCTGCTCATTTATGCTCGGGATTGCGAAATGAATTCTAGAAAGGTCGGTCTTAAGAATCCCCTTTATAGTGCTTCCCTGCACCATACGCTGAAATTGAGAATATAGATTTTTCAAGTTCCAATATAAAAAATCACTGGAGATTAAATTACTCCTTAAGATTAGTCCAGTAACATCTTGGCTGATAGCCATATCGACTGTGTTTATTGACACGTTACCAACACTTACTCTTGTAGCTAATAGAATATTTCCCCTAGGTATTATCTTTGTTGCACTTTCTTCCAACCCCAGTCTCGTTATGTATCGTTCTCCCCGTATTAGGTAATGTTTAGTTAAAGCTGCACCACGAATCCATGGAATATCTCCATCCCAATAGTCTGCCTCAAAAGTAGAAGGAGTGCCTCCCCCAATCAACTTATAAACTAATTCAGACAAAATTTTCAACTGCCACTCCTCCGGTATCTCACCGATCTCAGTCATCTTGAACTTGGTGTGCCCTATCCCCTTTGTGAGAAGAGTTTGCATCAGACCTTTCTTCACTCGCTCGGCATCTAGGATTTCCTCGTCTATGAGTTCTATTTTCCTGTCTGCAGTTGTGAGTATTTCAGCGATTTTTTGCTGCTCTGGGAGAGGAGGGAATGGGAAACAATATGCCTCTAGTTCTGTTCTCTGCAAACTAGGGAGAGTTGTTTTTGCTTTATTTCCTGAGAGTTTGTGTAAGGTCATATATTCAAAAAGATATTTCTGATTTATTGGGGCTTTGTATTGAAGATAAAACGTGGTATCAGAAGGCCAACTAGGACCGTCAAGATATGTTAATCCTCCAGCAGTCCCCTTACGGCCAATGACTATTGTCGGGAACTCTGCCAATGGATC is drawn from Thermoplasmataceae archaeon and contains these coding sequences:
- a CDS encoding restriction endonuclease subunit S; amino-acid sequence: MTEIGEIPEEWEIKNLKEIADVKYGQRNPQTKGSIPLVGSNGVFDYVLDPLAEFPTIVIGRKGTAGGLTYLDGPSWPSDTTFYLQYKAPINQKYLFEYMTLHKLSGNKAKTTLPSLQRTELEAYCFPFPPLPEQQKIAEILTTADRKIELIDEEILDAERVKKGLMQTLLTKGIGHTKFKMTEIGEIPEEWQLKILSELVYKLIGGGTPSTFEADYWDGDIPWIRGAALTKHYLIRGERYITRLGLEESATKIIPRGNILLATRVSVGNVSINTVDMAISQDVTGLILRSNLISSDFLYWNLKNLYSQFQRMVQGSTIKGILKTDLSRIHFAIPSINEQQKIAEILTTADRKIELLKEKKQKAESLKKGLMQVLLTGQVRVKVDASVGDN
- a CDS encoding HsdR family type I site-specific deoxyribonuclease, yielding MAAFTERSSVQNPILEYAKQIGWSYLSPDDAVRMRGGETGLILRQIFSSQVIKLNSGFADLETANIIIKRLENSITADIEGNEKAWEHLIGKGTVFIPEERRDRDVMLIDFDNLERNEFHVTDEFSFTNGVKTNRPDVVFFVNGIPVFILEAKAPHRLDGITDALGQIRRYHEETPEMMVIPQAYQVTNILDFLYGPTWNFSGKNLFSWKLENDHDLEEQVKSYFNRNGVLKFLRDYILFARQDDELRKAVLRPHQTRATDKILDRCLSPVKRGLIWHTQGSGKTYTMIVAAKKIMESRMIRRPIILLLVDRNELESQLFSNLSSLGFANVSVTDSKRELQDLLKSETAKIIVSTIQKFEGMPERINMSSEIYVFADEAHRSTGGKLGNFLMGAIPNATFIGFTGTPVSRSSGKNDTFLMFGRADPSGYLDKYGIKESIRDGTTLPLNYSIAPNRMLVDRDTLEESFLKNAELAGVSDIETLNLIMEKQVTLRNMMKNHDRMDNIARYIADHFMNNVEPLGYKAFLVAVDREACVMYKKILDEYLPHSYSRVIISSSHNDSEDLREFHTTEEQEREIRKAFRDPQKEPKILIVTEKLLTGFDAPILYCMYLDKPMRDHVLLQAIARINRPYESRDGRAKPAGLIIDFVGVFRKLKEALEFDARDLSDIEDVVQDIEILKKSFSEEISSMKSEYLDAFSGSSPDKVVGELLEAFKDANDRQNFYSRWGEIQDMYDIISPDDFLRPYLEDFENLARIYNILRSYYENRQKPDIDLSKKTAQLVRENTSTGDFSPPESTYSINDETLSRIKSEHRTDRERILSMINSILSDVIMNSAKQPYLISIGERAEQIAELYKSGQESSEATAKTLESLIEEMNQANKDQSALKMSPDIFSLYWF